The proteins below are encoded in one region of Corynebacterium sphenisci DSM 44792:
- a CDS encoding sigma-70 family RNA polymerase sigma factor encodes MTSRTTGVARTEESSAELAERFEAEALPYLDQLYGAALRMTRNPADAEDLVQEAYMKAFQGFGSYRPGTNLKAWLYRILTNAYINHYRRAKRRPAEYATDDITDHQIAETASHHSSGLRSAETEALELLPDEEIKRALMELSEDYRMAVYYADVEGLPYKEIAEIMGTPIGTVMSRLHRGRKKLRESLTDVARDRGFLREEDRAAAGGKDAR; translated from the coding sequence ATGACCAGTCGGACCACCGGGGTGGCGCGCACCGAGGAGAGCTCCGCGGAACTCGCGGAGCGCTTCGAGGCGGAGGCGCTGCCGTACCTCGACCAGCTCTACGGCGCCGCGCTGCGGATGACCCGCAACCCGGCCGACGCCGAGGACCTGGTGCAGGAGGCCTACATGAAGGCCTTCCAGGGCTTCGGCTCCTACCGGCCGGGCACCAACCTCAAGGCCTGGTTGTACCGGATCCTCACCAACGCCTACATCAACCACTACCGGCGGGCGAAGCGCCGGCCGGCGGAGTACGCCACCGACGACATCACCGACCACCAGATCGCGGAGACCGCCTCGCACCACTCCTCGGGGCTGCGCTCGGCGGAGACCGAGGCCCTGGAGCTGCTCCCGGACGAGGAGATCAAGCGGGCCCTGATGGAGCTGTCCGAGGACTACCGGATGGCCGTCTACTACGCGGACGTGGAGGGGCTGCCGTACAAGGAGATCGCCGAGATCATGGGCACCCCCATCGGCACCGTGATGTCCCGGCTGCACCGGGGAAGAAAAAAGCTGCGCGAGTCGTTGACCGATGTGGCCCGGGATCGCGGTTTCCTCCGCGAGGAGGACCGGGCCGCCGCAGGCGGGAAGGACGCGAGGTGA
- the aroA gene encoding 3-phosphoshikimate 1-carboxyvinyltransferase, whose product MGFVNHPIQPAPWPAPLADGPVTATVAVPGSKSMTNRALIIAALSSTASEIHGALRSRDTDLMVNALRALGVGIRDGSPATGTADRMLQITPRRLRGAAVDCGLAGTVMRFIPPVAALAEGAVFLDGDEEARVRPMGAVLDALRGLGVRVDGDRLPCTVHGGGTVGGAVEVDAAASSQFISGLLLAGARYERGLELMQAGNVPSRPHIDMTLEMLRAAGVVVEEPRRGEFRIAHQEIRGRRWVIEPDLSNATPFLAAAAATGGAVTVPGWPTRTTQPGDAIRRILVAMGCTVGFTGDPAAGARALTVRGPAELAGVELDMGDIGELTPTVAALAALAATPTRLTGIAHLRGHETDRLAALVAEINGLGGDARELPDGIEIRPAALRGGLWRSYADHRMATAGAILGLRVAGVRVDDIATTAKTLPGFEIRWAEMLGLRAAADPADGSGDGDAGGGSR is encoded by the coding sequence ATGGGGTTCGTGAACCACCCGATCCAGCCCGCACCCTGGCCCGCCCCGCTCGCCGACGGCCCCGTCACGGCGACGGTGGCGGTGCCCGGTTCGAAGTCCATGACCAACCGGGCGCTCATCATCGCCGCCCTGTCCTCCACCGCCTCCGAGATCCACGGGGCGCTGCGCTCCCGGGACACCGATCTGATGGTCAACGCGCTGCGCGCCCTCGGCGTCGGCATCCGGGACGGCTCCCCGGCCACCGGCACCGCCGACCGGATGCTGCAAATCACCCCGCGCCGGCTGCGCGGGGCGGCGGTGGACTGCGGCCTGGCCGGCACCGTGATGCGCTTCATCCCCCCGGTGGCGGCGCTGGCCGAGGGGGCGGTGTTCCTCGACGGCGACGAGGAGGCCCGGGTGCGTCCGATGGGCGCGGTGCTCGACGCGCTGCGCGGGCTCGGCGTGCGCGTCGACGGCGACCGGCTGCCCTGCACCGTGCACGGCGGCGGCACCGTCGGCGGGGCGGTGGAGGTCGACGCCGCCGCCTCCAGCCAGTTCATCTCCGGGCTGCTGCTCGCCGGGGCCCGCTACGAGCGGGGCCTGGAGCTGATGCAGGCCGGCAACGTGCCCTCCCGGCCGCATATCGACATGACCCTGGAGATGCTCCGCGCCGCCGGGGTGGTCGTCGAGGAGCCCCGCCGCGGGGAGTTCCGGATCGCGCACCAGGAGATCCGGGGCCGGCGCTGGGTCATCGAGCCGGACCTGTCCAACGCCACGCCCTTCCTCGCCGCCGCGGCGGCCACCGGCGGCGCGGTCACCGTACCCGGCTGGCCGACCCGCACCACCCAGCCCGGGGACGCGATCCGCCGGATCCTGGTGGCCATGGGCTGCACCGTGGGGTTCACCGGCGACCCCGCCGCCGGGGCCCGGGCGCTCACCGTGCGCGGCCCGGCGGAGCTCGCCGGGGTGGAGCTGGACATGGGCGACATCGGGGAGCTCACCCCCACCGTGGCGGCCCTGGCCGCGCTGGCGGCCACCCCCACCCGGCTCACCGGGATCGCGCATCTGCGCGGCCACGAGACCGACCGGCTGGCCGCCCTGGTCGCCGAGATCAACGGCCTCGGCGGCGACGCCCGGGAACTGCCCGACGGCATCGAGATCCGGCCCGCGGCGCTCCGCGGGGGGCTGTGGCGCTCCTACGCGGATCACCGGATGGCCACCGCCGGGGCGATCCTCGGGCTGCGGGTGGCGGGGGTGCGGGTGGACGACATCGCCACCACCGCGAAGACCCTGCCCGGGTTCGAGATCCGCTGGGCGGAGATGCTCGGCCTCCGCGCCGCCGCGGACCCCGCCGACGGCTCCGGGGACGGGGATGCGGGGGGTGGTTCCCGCTGA
- a CDS encoding 50S ribosomal protein bL37: MSKRGRKRKDRRKKGANHGKRPNS; encoded by the coding sequence ATGAGCAAGCGTGGCCGCAAGCGCAAGGACCGCCGCAAGAAGGGCGCCAACCACGGCAAGCGCCCCAACTCCTGA
- the rsrA gene encoding mycothiol system anti-sigma-R factor: protein MSEDMGPCTHPGVSCAEIRRRVEALLDGECDPVESRELESMIEACPQCMEGIGQDATIRRLLRRCCCEQAPAELRTRITTRIRVSWTRAEFRG from the coding sequence GTGAGCGAGGACATGGGGCCCTGCACGCATCCGGGGGTGAGCTGCGCGGAGATCCGGCGGCGGGTGGAGGCGCTGCTGGACGGCGAATGCGATCCCGTGGAGAGCCGGGAGCTGGAGTCCATGATCGAGGCCTGCCCGCAGTGCATGGAGGGCATCGGCCAGGACGCCACCATCCGGCGGCTGCTGCGCCGGTGCTGCTGCGAGCAGGCCCCGGCGGAGCTGCGCACCCGGATCACCACCCGGATCCGGGTGAGCTGGACCCGCGCCGAGTTCCGCGGCTGA
- a CDS encoding diacylglycerol/lipid kinase family protein, with translation MRALMISNPNSTSVDDATLRRVVPPLLAVPGMRLRSRFTAAPGHAGEMVRGLTAAEVDVVIVVGGDGTVNEVINGLLADGAPADPGTLPALAVVPAGSANVLAGALGMPREPGAAAERLAGLLHSGVERRITLGRAGDRWFAVNAGLGIDGEVIHAMERLRARGVSANPARYAPTVLGAWWRMRRDTPRIRCTVDGVDLGGELPVVVASNTNPWTFFGQLPVVTNPGTTLDSGLGVWAVRSIAGVRGLAAVARLVGGVPRRHDPLRVAGLVRSADDAARITLSSPRPLRFQVDGDYAGLRDRVELRAAPAALRMVAPPPGRDFSAEGRRGSRWAHAAAAARRSAAGLRRRLRAWPHPG, from the coding sequence GTGCGCGCCCTGATGATCTCCAACCCCAACTCGACCTCGGTGGATGACGCGACGCTGCGCCGGGTGGTGCCGCCGCTGCTGGCGGTGCCGGGGATGCGGCTGCGCTCCCGGTTCACCGCCGCCCCCGGCCACGCCGGGGAGATGGTGCGCGGGCTCACCGCCGCCGAGGTCGACGTGGTGATCGTGGTGGGCGGCGACGGCACCGTCAACGAGGTGATCAACGGCCTGCTCGCCGACGGGGCCCCGGCGGACCCGGGCACGCTGCCGGCGCTGGCGGTGGTGCCGGCCGGCAGCGCGAACGTGCTCGCCGGGGCGCTGGGCATGCCCCGGGAGCCCGGGGCGGCCGCCGAGCGCCTGGCCGGGCTGCTGCACTCCGGCGTGGAGCGCCGGATCACCCTGGGCCGGGCCGGGGACCGCTGGTTCGCGGTGAACGCGGGCCTGGGCATCGACGGGGAGGTGATCCACGCCATGGAGCGGCTGCGCGCCCGCGGGGTGTCCGCGAACCCGGCCCGGTACGCGCCGACGGTGCTCGGCGCCTGGTGGCGGATGCGCCGGGACACCCCCCGGATCCGGTGCACCGTGGACGGGGTGGACCTCGGCGGGGAGCTGCCGGTGGTGGTGGCCTCGAACACGAACCCGTGGACCTTCTTCGGGCAGCTGCCGGTGGTCACCAACCCGGGCACCACCCTGGACTCCGGCCTGGGCGTGTGGGCGGTGCGCTCCATCGCCGGGGTGCGCGGGCTGGCCGCGGTGGCCCGGCTGGTCGGCGGGGTGCCCCGCCGCCATGATCCGCTGCGGGTGGCGGGGCTGGTGCGCTCCGCCGATGACGCCGCCCGGATCACCCTGTCCTCGCCGCGGCCGCTGCGCTTCCAGGTGGACGGCGACTACGCGGGGCTGCGGGATCGGGTGGAGCTGCGCGCCGCCCCGGCGGCGCTGCGCATGGTGGCCCCGCCGCCGGGCCGGGACTTCTCCGCGGAGGGCCGCCGCGGCTCGCGCTGGGCGCATGCCGCGGCGGCGGCGCGGCGCAGCGCCGCGGGCCTGCGCCGGCGGCTGCGGGCCTGGCCGCACCCCGGCTGA
- a CDS encoding WhiB family transcriptional regulator has product MDWRHKAVCREEDPELFFPVGNSGPALAQIAKAKVVCNRCPVTSQCLAWALETGQDAGVWGGMSEDERRALKRRHNRGRTRRTRTTV; this is encoded by the coding sequence ATGGATTGGCGTCACAAGGCCGTATGCCGCGAAGAGGACCCCGAGCTGTTCTTCCCGGTCGGCAACTCCGGCCCCGCCCTCGCCCAGATCGCGAAGGCCAAGGTCGTCTGCAACCGCTGCCCGGTGACCTCCCAGTGCCTCGCCTGGGCCCTGGAGACCGGCCAGGATGCCGGCGTGTGGGGCGGCATGTCCGAGGACGAGCGCCGCGCGCTGAAGCGCCGCCACAACCGCGGCCGGACCCGCCGCACCCGCACCACGGTCTAG
- a CDS encoding chloride channel protein codes for MNATDRHPTEPDRGTAAPGRRGAHLPRPHRPHPGPDFGLLIRLCLITLVVGVLTGLAAAGLVWLLHIIEDFVYGQHEGDLKVVTEGTTALQRFLGITVAGLIAGPAWYLVRRIGDPIESVEDGMDGVRMPAAETAANAVLQMATVAAGASVGRENAPRELGAMFANQITRRLGVNPELTRVLVAAAAGAGLGAIYHIPLAGAIFALEILLTTITVRACMVVLACSAVATVTSGIIVGTRPLYSTINLSEGFGNLAAAIVLGVVLGLVGVAFRRLISHVQDAAPTGAGVLWQLPGAFILVGLMAIWLPEVLGNGRNAATQVLEDNPAWTFIAALAAAKLIAVAVTLRSGAVGGILTPGFALGSMAGYLLGVVLHPLMPQVPPTDFALLGAAAFLSTAMAAPLFALVVTVEFTGQSSSAYLALFLAAATAALAAELVRGRSMLPTTLPWNRRTGVQDRDLLREAHEWELESAEYEAHAEHAARAADATAAEAAGAAGFAADPDPGTGATRADGMEPEGPAEPAGGR; via the coding sequence TTGAACGCGACTGACCGGCACCCGACCGAACCCGACCGGGGCACCGCCGCCCCCGGGAGGCGCGGGGCGCACCTGCCCCGGCCGCACCGACCGCATCCGGGCCCCGATTTCGGCCTGCTCATCCGGCTGTGCCTGATCACCCTGGTGGTGGGGGTGCTCACCGGCCTGGCGGCCGCCGGGCTGGTGTGGCTGCTGCACATCATCGAGGACTTCGTCTACGGCCAGCACGAGGGCGACCTCAAGGTGGTCACGGAGGGCACCACCGCCCTGCAGAGATTCCTGGGCATCACCGTCGCCGGGCTCATCGCCGGGCCCGCCTGGTACCTGGTGCGCCGGATCGGCGACCCCATCGAAAGCGTCGAGGACGGCATGGACGGCGTGCGCATGCCCGCCGCGGAGACCGCGGCGAACGCGGTGCTGCAGATGGCCACCGTCGCCGCCGGGGCCTCGGTGGGCCGGGAGAACGCGCCCCGGGAGCTCGGCGCCATGTTCGCCAACCAGATCACCCGCCGGCTGGGGGTGAACCCGGAGCTGACCCGGGTGCTGGTCGCCGCCGCCGCCGGCGCCGGCCTCGGCGCGATTTACCACATCCCCCTGGCCGGGGCGATCTTCGCCCTGGAGATCCTGCTCACCACGATCACGGTGCGCGCCTGCATGGTGGTGCTGGCCTGCTCCGCGGTGGCCACGGTGACCTCCGGGATCATCGTCGGCACGCGGCCGCTGTACAGCACCATCAACCTCTCCGAGGGCTTCGGCAACCTCGCCGCGGCGATCGTGCTCGGCGTGGTGCTGGGCCTGGTCGGCGTGGCCTTCCGCCGGCTCATCTCGCATGTCCAGGACGCCGCGCCCACCGGCGCCGGGGTGCTCTGGCAGCTGCCCGGGGCGTTCATCCTCGTCGGCCTGATGGCGATCTGGCTGCCGGAGGTGCTCGGCAACGGCCGCAACGCCGCCACCCAGGTGCTGGAGGACAACCCCGCCTGGACCTTCATCGCCGCCCTGGCCGCCGCGAAGCTCATCGCGGTGGCGGTGACCCTGCGCTCCGGGGCGGTCGGCGGCATCCTCACCCCGGGCTTCGCCCTGGGCTCGATGGCCGGCTACCTGCTCGGCGTGGTGCTGCACCCGCTGATGCCGCAGGTGCCGCCGACGGACTTCGCGCTGCTCGGCGCGGCGGCGTTCCTGTCCACCGCGATGGCCGCCCCGCTGTTCGCCCTGGTGGTCACCGTGGAGTTCACCGGGCAGTCCTCCTCGGCCTATCTGGCGCTCTTCCTCGCCGCGGCGACCGCGGCGCTGGCCGCGGAGCTGGTGCGCGGCCGCTCCATGCTGCCGACCACGCTGCCGTGGAACCGGCGCACCGGGGTGCAGGATCGGGACCTCCTCCGCGAGGCCCATGAGTGGGAGCTGGAGTCCGCCGAGTACGAGGCCCATGCCGAGCACGCCGCCCGGGCCGCCGACGCCACCGCCGCCGAGGCCGCCGGGGCGGCCGGGTTCGCCGCGGATCCCGATCCCGGCACCGGGGCGACCCGCGCCGACGGGATGGAGCCGGAGGGTCCGGCGGAGCCGGCCGGCGGGCGCTGA
- a CDS encoding SOS response-associated peptidase, which translates to MCGRFVSVTVGAELADAIAALPGLGRAQVRAAAPPRWNVAPTHPVQIVVPAEALAAPAGQPAGAGEAIIGARWGLIPHWAREVPRTPWFNARGETLAEKPAFRDAHRGPRCLVPVDGWYEWRHRRPWYCAPESGGPLFLAGLWTRWRDWYTATIVTTDAVGDLGWLHDRMPRVLAPGDCARWLRGAPDEIADLRAPADPAELPGLRLTPADPAVGRVGTEGPELLDSAAAAESGRAAAAAGDAPPEPLRR; encoded by the coding sequence ATGTGCGGTCGTTTCGTCTCGGTCACCGTCGGCGCGGAGCTGGCCGACGCCATCGCCGCGCTGCCCGGGCTGGGCCGCGCCCAGGTGCGCGCCGCCGCCCCGCCGCGGTGGAACGTCGCGCCCACCCACCCGGTGCAGATCGTGGTGCCCGCCGAGGCGCTGGCCGCCCCGGCCGGGCAGCCGGCCGGGGCGGGGGAGGCGATCATCGGGGCCCGCTGGGGGCTCATCCCGCACTGGGCGCGGGAGGTGCCGCGCACCCCCTGGTTCAACGCCCGCGGGGAGACCCTGGCGGAGAAGCCCGCCTTCCGGGACGCGCACCGCGGCCCGCGCTGCCTGGTGCCGGTCGACGGCTGGTACGAGTGGCGGCACCGCCGGCCCTGGTACTGCGCCCCGGAGTCCGGCGGCCCGCTGTTCCTCGCCGGGCTGTGGACCCGCTGGCGGGACTGGTACACCGCCACCATCGTCACCACCGACGCGGTCGGCGACCTGGGCTGGCTGCATGACCGGATGCCGCGGGTGCTCGCCCCGGGCGACTGCGCCCGCTGGCTGCGCGGCGCCCCCGACGAGATCGCGGATCTGCGCGCCCCCGCGGACCCGGCGGAGCTGCCCGGGCTCCGGCTCACCCCGGCGGACCCGGCGGTGGGCCGGGTGGGTACGGAGGGCCCGGAGCTGCTGGATTCGGCCGCGGCGGCCGAATCCGGCCGCGCCGCCGCCGCGGCCGGGGACGCGCCCCCGGAGCCGCTCAGGCGGTGA
- a CDS encoding YbaK/EbsC family protein has translation MAPRRRAPAPATPALATLADAGVPHRVHRFAGGDRDFGAAAAARLAERGIAAERIAKTLVIELAGAGEALAVLPVAARLAPKRAAAALGARTAALADPAAASRATGYVPGGISPLGGRRRLPVVVDEALLAQPVILVSAGRRGLDVELDPAELVRLTGAAVAPITA, from the coding sequence ATGGCCCCCCGTCGCCGCGCCCCCGCCCCCGCCACCCCGGCCCTGGCCACCCTCGCCGATGCGGGGGTGCCGCACCGGGTGCACCGCTTCGCCGGCGGCGACCGGGATTTCGGCGCCGCCGCCGCGGCCCGGCTCGCCGAACGCGGCATCGCCGCCGAACGGATCGCCAAGACCCTGGTCATCGAGCTCGCCGGGGCCGGGGAGGCGCTGGCGGTGCTTCCGGTGGCCGCCCGGCTGGCCCCGAAGCGCGCCGCCGCCGCGCTCGGCGCGCGCACCGCGGCCCTGGCCGACCCGGCGGCGGCGAGCCGGGCCACCGGCTACGTGCCCGGCGGGATCTCCCCGCTGGGCGGCCGCCGCCGGCTGCCCGTCGTGGTCGACGAGGCGCTGCTGGCGCAGCCGGTGATCCTGGTCTCCGCGGGCCGGCGGGGCCTGGACGTGGAGCTCGATCCGGCGGAGCTGGTGCGGCTCACCGGCGCGGCGGTGGCGCCGATCACCGCCTGA
- a CDS encoding DEAD/DEAH box helicase produces the protein MAPEPGPAFAELGVAAEICDALADLGISRTFAIQELTLPLALDGVDIIGQARTGMGKTLGFGVPLVDRLFDDARVAEPDGTPRALVVTPTRELAHQVAGDLAPVAAAVGLSSTVIYGGRPYEEQIEALRAGVDLVVGTPGRLIDLHERGDLNLAEVAVLVLDEADEMLDLGFLPDIERILRAVPDRRQVMLFSATMPGPILTLARTFMNQPVHIRAESGEAEATIHETTRQVVFQSHQMDKVPVLARILQAEGRGRTIIFARTKRSTASVAERLGERGFKATAVHGDMGQPAREKSLRAFRAGDVDVLVATDVAARGIDIDDVTHVINYQVPEDEMTYVHRIGRTGRAGQSGIAVTLVGYDEVSRWKMIDDALGLGIGEPPQWFSTSPELHEALDIPDDAGEEVGPARPVLGARPVQDRGGRRDGRGGRSGGGRSGGSGGPRSGGRGGRRRR, from the coding sequence GTGGCACCCGAGCCGGGCCCCGCATTCGCCGAACTGGGGGTGGCCGCGGAAATCTGCGACGCCCTCGCCGATCTCGGGATTTCCCGCACCTTCGCCATCCAGGAGCTGACCCTGCCGCTGGCGCTGGACGGCGTGGACATCATCGGCCAGGCCCGCACCGGCATGGGCAAGACCCTCGGCTTCGGGGTGCCCCTGGTGGATCGGCTCTTCGACGACGCCCGGGTGGCCGAGCCGGACGGCACCCCCCGGGCCCTGGTGGTCACCCCCACCCGGGAGCTGGCGCACCAGGTGGCCGGGGATCTCGCCCCGGTGGCCGCCGCGGTGGGCCTGTCCAGCACCGTGATCTACGGCGGCCGGCCCTACGAGGAGCAGATCGAGGCGCTGCGCGCCGGGGTGGACCTGGTGGTCGGCACCCCGGGCCGGCTGATCGATCTGCACGAGCGCGGGGACCTCAACCTCGCCGAGGTGGCGGTGCTGGTGCTCGACGAGGCCGACGAGATGCTGGACCTGGGCTTCCTGCCGGATATCGAGCGGATCCTGCGGGCGGTGCCGGATCGCCGCCAGGTGATGCTGTTCTCCGCGACCATGCCGGGGCCGATCCTCACCCTGGCCCGGACCTTCATGAACCAGCCGGTGCACATCCGCGCCGAGTCCGGGGAGGCGGAGGCCACCATCCACGAGACCACCCGGCAGGTGGTGTTCCAGTCCCACCAGATGGACAAGGTGCCGGTGCTGGCCCGGATCCTGCAGGCCGAGGGCCGGGGCCGGACCATCATCTTCGCGCGCACCAAGCGCTCCACCGCCAGCGTCGCGGAGCGCCTCGGCGAGCGCGGCTTCAAGGCCACCGCGGTGCACGGGGACATGGGCCAGCCGGCCCGGGAGAAGTCGCTGCGCGCCTTCCGCGCCGGGGACGTCGACGTGCTGGTGGCCACCGACGTGGCCGCCCGCGGAATCGACATCGACGATGTCACGCACGTGATCAACTACCAGGTGCCCGAGGACGAGATGACCTACGTGCACCGGATCGGCCGCACCGGCCGGGCCGGGCAGTCGGGGATCGCGGTGACCCTGGTCGGCTACGACGAGGTCTCCCGGTGGAAGATGATCGACGACGCCCTGGGCCTGGGCATCGGGGAGCCGCCGCAGTGGTTCTCCACCTCCCCGGAGCTGCACGAGGCCCTGGACATCCCCGATGACGCCGGCGAGGAGGTCGGCCCGGCCCGCCCGGTGCTCGGCGCGCGCCCGGTGCAGGACCGGGGCGGGCGCCGCGACGGCCGCGGCGGCCGCTCCGGTGGCGGACGGTCCGGCGGTTCCGGCGGCCCCCGCTCCGGCGGCCGGGGCGGCCGGCGCCGCCGCTGA
- the rsgA gene encoding ribosome small subunit-dependent GTPase A, with translation MSRRRGDYDESDVRVRPGRGSRPRTKDRPSHRDARWGMVVTKDRGRWGVVLDDGPEVTCMRAREMGRTTIVVGDRVGVVGDVSGRPGTLARIVRLAERASVLRRTADDADPYERIVVANADRLLIVCAVADPPPRTGFVERALVAAYAGGLSPVLALTKSDLADPAAFAAEFADLGVPVLRCGMADPVEPARALIGGGITALIGHSGVGKSTLVNRLVPDAGRATADVSGVGKGRHTSTQSVALRLPGAAGGWIIDTPGIRSFGLAHITPDTVIGAFPDLAAAVAGCPRGCTHLGPPADPECALDALAGTAHRRAMAVRELIAAVSANEEWEIGIERD, from the coding sequence CTGAGCAGGCGACGCGGCGACTACGACGAATCCGACGTCCGGGTGCGCCCGGGCCGCGGATCGCGGCCGCGCACCAAGGACCGGCCCAGCCACCGCGACGCCCGCTGGGGGATGGTGGTCACCAAGGACCGGGGCCGCTGGGGGGTGGTCCTCGACGACGGGCCCGAGGTGACCTGCATGCGGGCCCGGGAGATGGGCCGCACCACCATCGTGGTCGGCGACCGGGTGGGCGTGGTCGGCGACGTCTCCGGCCGGCCGGGCACCCTGGCCCGGATCGTCCGCCTGGCGGAGCGCGCCAGCGTGCTGCGCCGCACCGCCGACGACGCCGACCCCTACGAGCGGATCGTGGTGGCCAACGCGGATCGGCTGCTCATCGTCTGCGCGGTGGCCGATCCCCCGCCGCGCACCGGGTTCGTGGAGCGCGCCCTGGTCGCCGCCTACGCCGGGGGCCTGTCCCCGGTGCTCGCGCTGACCAAATCCGACCTCGCCGACCCGGCCGCCTTCGCCGCCGAATTCGCCGACCTGGGGGTGCCGGTGCTGCGCTGCGGGATGGCCGACCCGGTCGAGCCGGCGCGCGCGCTCATCGGCGGCGGGATCACCGCCCTCATCGGCCATTCCGGGGTGGGCAAATCCACCCTGGTGAACCGGCTGGTGCCGGATGCCGGCCGGGCCACCGCGGACGTCTCCGGGGTGGGCAAGGGCCGGCACACCTCCACCCAGTCGGTGGCGCTGCGCCTGCCCGGCGCCGCCGGCGGCTGGATCATCGACACCCCGGGCATCCGCTCCTTCGGACTCGCCCACATCACCCCGGACACGGTCATCGGGGCCTTCCCGGATCTGGCGGCGGCGGTGGCCGGCTGCCCGCGCGGCTGCACCCACCTGGGCCCGCCCGCGGATCCGGAATGCGCCCTGGACGCCCTGGCCGGGACGGCGCACCGACGCGCCATGGCCGTACGCGAGCTCATCGCCGCGGTCTCCGCCAACGAGGAATGGGAGATCGGAATTGAACGCGACTGA
- a CDS encoding fatty acid desaturase family protein produces the protein MAISNISAYSHLSDADIAEIGARLDRIYAEIREDLGHRDVRYIKNLIRVQRGLEFGGRIAMLIPRSRAALWGGIGAVSLAKILENLEIGHNTMHGQWDWMNDPEVHSAYWEWDNTCPASGWKHSHNFVHHKYTNVLGMDNDVGYGILRVTRERAWSPGHLLQPVTNVVLAALFQWAVAFYDVELGRVFAGKKKWAEAKPQLMEVLAKSGRQVAKDYLLFPALAGTRFGEVAKANMYANLIRSVWAYAVIFCGHFPDDAETFTKEQYANETHEEWYLRQMLGSANFTGGFLLSVLSGNLNYQIEHHLYPDMPSNRLAEAAQRVREICDEYDLPYNTGSFPRQFLQVQRTLLKLTLPNRFLVADPDNAPEVRSERAFAKYPQVESALDATARPRRGLRTGLRLLKRLRPGVREVIAAYTGRSTRTPAPVAAGRGAVAA, from the coding sequence ATGGCCATCTCGAACATCTCCGCCTACTCGCACCTCTCCGACGCCGACATCGCCGAGATCGGCGCCCGCCTGGACCGGATCTACGCCGAGATCCGGGAGGACCTCGGCCACCGCGACGTGCGCTACATCAAGAACCTGATCCGGGTCCAGCGCGGACTCGAGTTCGGCGGCCGGATCGCCATGCTGATCCCGCGGTCGAGGGCCGCCCTGTGGGGCGGGATCGGCGCGGTGAGCCTGGCCAAGATCCTGGAGAACCTGGAGATCGGGCACAACACCATGCACGGCCAGTGGGACTGGATGAACGACCCCGAGGTGCACTCCGCCTACTGGGAGTGGGACAACACCTGCCCCGCCTCCGGGTGGAAGCACTCGCACAATTTCGTGCACCACAAGTACACCAACGTGCTCGGCATGGACAACGACGTCGGCTACGGCATCCTGCGGGTCACCCGGGAGCGCGCCTGGTCGCCCGGCCACCTGCTGCAGCCGGTGACCAACGTGGTGCTCGCCGCGTTGTTCCAGTGGGCGGTGGCCTTCTACGACGTCGAGCTCGGCCGGGTCTTCGCCGGGAAGAAGAAGTGGGCGGAGGCCAAACCGCAGCTGATGGAGGTCCTCGCCAAGTCGGGCCGGCAGGTGGCCAAGGACTACCTGCTCTTCCCGGCCCTGGCCGGCACCCGCTTCGGCGAGGTCGCCAAGGCCAACATGTACGCCAACCTGATCCGCTCGGTGTGGGCCTACGCGGTGATCTTCTGCGGGCACTTCCCCGATGACGCGGAGACCTTCACCAAGGAGCAGTACGCCAACGAGACCCACGAGGAGTGGTACCTGCGGCAGATGCTGGGCAGCGCCAACTTCACCGGCGGCTTCCTGCTCTCGGTGCTCTCCGGCAACCTCAACTACCAGATCGAGCACCACCTCTACCCGGACATGCCCTCCAACCGGCTCGCCGAGGCGGCGCAGCGGGTGCGCGAGATCTGCGACGAGTACGACCTGCCCTACAACACCGGCTCCTTCCCGCGGCAGTTCCTGCAGGTGCAGCGCACCCTGCTGAAGCTGACCCTGCCGAACCGGTTCCTGGTCGCCGACCCGGACAACGCCCCCGAGGTGCGCTCCGAGCGGGCCTTCGCGAAGTACCCGCAGGTGGAGTCCGCCCTCGACGCCACCGCCCGGCCCCGCCGGGGCCTGCGCACCGGGCTGCGGCTGCTCAAGCGGCTGCGCCCCGGGGTGCGCGAGGTGATCGCCGCCTACACCGGCCGCTCCACCCGCACCCCGGCGCCGGTGGCCGCCGGCCGGGGGGCCGTGGCCGCCTGA
- a CDS encoding DUF3107 domain-containing protein produces the protein MDITIGFVDVPRELTISGVEDAEGVRERVRAAVEAGSGVLELRDGAGRTHLARVEKIAYVGIGPAAARKVGFIA, from the coding sequence ATGGACATCACCATCGGTTTCGTCGACGTACCCCGTGAACTGACCATCTCCGGCGTGGAGGACGCCGAGGGGGTGCGCGAGCGCGTCCGCGCCGCCGTGGAGGCCGGCTCCGGGGTGCTGGAGCTTCGCGACGGCGCCGGGCGCACCCACCTGGCCCGGGTGGAGAAGATCGCCTACGTGGGGATCGGCCCGGCCGCCGCCCGCAAGGTCGGCTTCATCGCCTGA